The following are from one region of the Mannheimia granulomatis genome:
- a CDS encoding Panacea domain-containing protein yields MAYSAMQVANAFIQKAQEGSIPALTPMKLQKLMFFAQSWYLRLYNCRLINDEFVRWRHGPVIQSVYYEFSANGGRIIESPAKNAFGTPVPPQLSMADNQFLDRIIATYGEYGGWQLSDMTHNAKGAWAMNTLGTVISDTEMINGAI; encoded by the coding sequence ATGGCTTATTCAGCAATGCAGGTCGCAAATGCTTTTATTCAGAAAGCACAAGAGGGGAGTATTCCCGCTTTAACACCAATGAAATTGCAGAAACTAATGTTTTTTGCACAATCTTGGTATTTACGGCTTTATAATTGCCGGCTCATAAATGATGAGTTTGTCCGTTGGCGACATGGACCAGTTATTCAATCTGTATATTATGAGTTTTCAGCAAATGGTGGGCGTATCATTGAAAGTCCTGCTAAGAATGCTTTTGGAACACCAGTGCCACCTCAATTATCTATGGCTGATAATCAATTTCTTGATCGTATCATTGCTACGTATGGGGAATATGGAGGTTGGCAGTTATCTGATATGACACATAATGCAAAAGGTGCTTGGGCAATGAATACATTAGGAACAGTAATCTCTGATACGGAGATGATAAATGGAGCCATTTGA
- a CDS encoding transcriptional regulator, producing the protein MQLQEYLESSERGEMARLSKAIKVAQPIVSFWVNGKRQVPAERCPEIEKFTEGKVTCEELRPDVNWAVLRNSSK; encoded by the coding sequence ATGCAATTACAAGAATATTTAGAATCCTCAGAGCGAGGAGAAATGGCTCGCCTATCGAAAGCAATCAAAGTTGCTCAGCCCATAGTGTCATTTTGGGTAAATGGAAAACGCCAAGTACCGGCAGAGCGTTGCCCAGAAATTGAAAAATTTACAGAAGGGAAAGTAACCTGTGAAGAATTACGCCCCGATGTAAATTGGGCTGTTTTAAGAAATTCAAGCAAATAA
- a CDS encoding S24 family peptidase, which yields MSTVKENRYANLLLLIEEAGSVPRLEEKTGVTANYLRQIKNKNAIQNGKPKGIGDKIAAKLEDGMNKPRGWLDQIHSDQSLVINAMRGNEEQEVQEQDLNDFVIIDVLDVSASAGFGSSSELVEVVNQMRYVPEQFYSLFRNMAPRYIRIINLSGDSMYPTFSSGDMLFVDISVNEFTGDGVYVFTYKGHLYVKRLQNTGDQLLVISDNKLYEKWSIKEENQDQLFIHARVKVHQSQQLNFIG from the coding sequence ATGAGTACAGTAAAAGAAAACAGATATGCTAATTTATTGCTCTTGATTGAAGAGGCTGGAAGCGTGCCAAGACTAGAAGAAAAGACTGGCGTCACGGCTAATTATTTAAGACAAATAAAAAACAAAAATGCCATTCAGAATGGTAAGCCTAAAGGAATTGGCGACAAAATTGCTGCTAAACTGGAAGATGGTATGAATAAGCCTAGAGGATGGTTGGATCAAATACATTCCGATCAATCCCTCGTCATTAATGCAATGAGAGGCAATGAAGAGCAAGAAGTACAGGAGCAAGATTTAAATGATTTTGTCATCATTGATGTATTAGATGTCAGTGCTAGTGCAGGCTTCGGCTCAAGCAGTGAATTAGTTGAAGTAGTCAATCAAATGCGTTATGTGCCTGAGCAATTTTATTCCCTCTTTCGGAATATGGCTCCTCGATACATCAGAATTATCAATTTAAGTGGTGATTCTATGTATCCGACCTTTTCCTCAGGAGATATGCTTTTCGTTGATATTAGCGTAAATGAGTTTACCGGCGATGGTGTTTATGTATTTACATATAAAGGACATTTATATGTTAAAAGATTACAAAATACAGGTGATCAATTATTAGTTATTTCAGATAACAAACTCTATGAAAAGTGGAGTATCAAAGAAGAAAATCAAGATCAGCTATTTATTCACGCTAGAGTAAAAGTCCACCAAAGCCAACAGTTGAATTTTATTGGGTAG
- a CDS encoding addiction module antidote protein, translating into MAELQDFDMAEHLRSEEEIQLYLNEVLKEDDVDLILSALGDIAKARNMSQLAREVGVSREGLYKAFSGKGNPTFSTVLKVMKALNLTFEVKQAAHA; encoded by the coding sequence ATGGCGGAACTACAAGATTTTGATATGGCGGAACATTTAAGAAGCGAAGAGGAAATTCAGCTTTACTTGAATGAAGTGTTAAAAGAAGATGATGTGGACTTAATTCTTTCTGCATTGGGGGATATTGCCAAAGCACGAAATATGAGCCAGTTAGCTAGAGAAGTGGGAGTAAGTCGAGAAGGGTTATATAAAGCCTTTTCCGGCAAAGGTAATCCAACATTTTCTACCGTGCTAAAAGTGATGAAGGCACTTAATCTTACTTTTGAAGTAAAGCAAGCTGCACACGCATAA
- the ssb gene encoding single-stranded DNA-binding protein encodes MAGINKVIIVGRLGNDPELRAMPNGDPVAKISVATSTEWTDKTSGEKKQATEWHSIIAFRNLADIIGKYLKKGSQVYVEGKLCTRKWQAQNGTDRWTTEIIADQLQMLGNPNNGNSNNNWATEPAGNSPPTNPYNHVMTESESRDFDDDIPF; translated from the coding sequence ATGGCAGGAATTAACAAAGTGATTATTGTCGGCCGCTTAGGTAACGACCCGGAATTACGAGCAATGCCAAACGGCGACCCAGTCGCCAAAATCAGTGTAGCAACCTCGACCGAATGGACGGATAAAACCTCAGGCGAGAAAAAACAAGCCACAGAGTGGCATAGCATTATCGCCTTTCGGAATTTAGCGGACATTATCGGCAAATACTTGAAAAAAGGCTCTCAAGTTTATGTTGAGGGCAAACTATGCACTCGTAAATGGCAAGCCCAAAACGGCACAGACCGCTGGACAACCGAAATCATCGCCGACCAGTTACAAATGCTCGGAAACCCAAACAACGGAAACAGCAATAATAATTGGGCAACCGAACCAGCTGGCAACTCACCGCCAACTAATCCATATAACCACGTAATGACAGAATCAGAATCACGAGATTTTGATGATGATATTCCGTTTTGA
- a CDS encoding type II toxin-antitoxin system RelE/ParE family toxin: MIQIKSTTVFKEWLDDLKDLRARAKIQTRIKRLQLGNFGDVKAVGEGISELRITEGKGYRVYLKNQNGVIVILLCGGDKSTQENDIKKAKALAKELGV, from the coding sequence ATGATTCAGATTAAATCAACAACGGTTTTTAAAGAGTGGCTTGATGATTTAAAAGATTTACGGGCAAGGGCAAAAATTCAAACTCGCATTAAGCGTTTGCAGCTGGGTAACTTTGGCGATGTAAAAGCAGTTGGAGAGGGTATTTCTGAATTGCGTATTACTGAGGGTAAAGGTTATCGGGTTTATCTAAAAAATCAGAATGGCGTTATTGTGATTTTATTGTGTGGTGGTGATAAATCGACACAAGAAAATGATATTAAAAAGGCGAAAGCATTAGCAAAAGAATTAGGAGTTTAA
- a CDS encoding DUF4365 domain-containing protein: MANQNVDFDYAEQYQKAYLKAIASACHFMTKEGTTPDRGSIDFSICSNRIDNELNIAIDSEIQLQLKTTIVPKYDKKKTILRFSLPSNNYRDLIGNRKIPRYLVVMVLPPIKEQWIQEYQNGIFITGCCYWVNLSKLEPLSKKQQKNVTIKIPLSQILTIETLTKLLQYSEEGKVYE; the protein is encoded by the coding sequence ATGGCAAATCAAAATGTTGATTTTGATTATGCTGAACAGTATCAAAAGGCTTACTTAAAAGCCATTGCATCTGCGTGCCATTTTATGACTAAAGAGGGAACAACACCAGATAGAGGGAGTATTGATTTTAGCATTTGCTCTAACCGAATTGATAATGAGCTCAATATAGCTATTGATAGCGAAATTCAGTTACAGCTTAAGACAACTATTGTACCTAAGTACGATAAAAAGAAGACTATCCTTAGATTTTCATTGCCAAGTAACAATTATCGTGATCTAATAGGCAACCGAAAAATACCAAGATATTTAGTTGTTATGGTTCTTCCGCCTATTAAAGAACAATGGATACAAGAATACCAAAATGGCATTTTTATTACTGGATGTTGCTATTGGGTGAATCTGAGTAAATTAGAACCACTGAGCAAGAAACAACAAAAAAATGTTACAATAAAAATCCCACTTTCACAAATATTAACAATAGAAACATTAACCAAGTTATTACAGTATTCAGAAGAAGGAAAAGTTTATGAATAG
- a CDS encoding Rha family transcriptional regulator produces MKSQSLLPITAQNASGSEIKISSIEISQLCEKEHRNVMADIRQMLDVLKIQSADFLADYKDSKGRTYPCFLLPKRETLILVSGYRIDLRAKIIDRLDELENQQRPKLPQSLPEALRLAAEQAEKAELLALENKAQSEEITALKGYFQKGLTPPQFVKSLNGVNCQQINEFLRSKGWLYKDNSKSWRVFGHIRDKYLTEQSRRIEVDPIERVEMTTYKPVLLEKGAVRIFEFYMKGELPMRADWDGKYYHSSKVAV; encoded by the coding sequence TTGAAATCCCAATCATTATTACCGATAACCGCTCAAAATGCAAGCGGTTCAGAAATTAAAATTAGTAGCATTGAAATCTCCCAACTTTGTGAGAAAGAGCATAGAAATGTGATGGCGGATATTCGTCAGATGTTAGATGTGCTTAAAATTCAATCTGCTGATTTTTTAGCAGATTACAAAGACAGTAAAGGACGCACATATCCGTGCTTTCTCTTGCCTAAACGTGAAACGTTAATTTTAGTCTCTGGCTATCGCATTGACCTACGCGCCAAAATTATTGACCGCTTAGATGAGTTAGAGAACCAGCAACGTCCAAAGCTCCCTCAATCCCTCCCCGAAGCCTTGCGTTTGGCGGCTGAACAAGCCGAAAAAGCGGAGTTACTTGCTTTAGAGAATAAAGCCCAAAGTGAGGAAATCACTGCTTTAAAAGGTTATTTTCAGAAAGGCTTGACCCCACCGCAGTTTGTGAAAAGTCTGAATGGCGTGAATTGTCAGCAGATAAACGAGTTTTTACGCTCGAAAGGGTGGCTCTATAAAGATAACTCGAAGTCTTGGCGGGTGTTTGGGCATATTCGGGATAAGTATTTGACTGAGCAATCTCGTCGAATTGAAGTCGATCCTATTGAGCGTGTGGAGATGACAACCTACAAGCCGGTGCTGTTGGAAAAAGGTGCAGTGCGGATTTTTGAATTTTATATGAAAGGCGAATTGCCAATGCGTGCCGATTGGGACGGGAAGTATTATCACAGTAGTAAGGTGGCGGTATGA
- a CDS encoding DUF6378 domain-containing protein, with protein MKTTQDILDEREQQHGSYDSFAKIYGGLRKVSDQHAEKLTWQKQTVVEMVLLKLARILNNGANHQDNWQDIAGYATLGGELYIPINAKSLPKPLTNSIYPESHLNKSSVWRLDLEFEEKEQAVAVLEALTGKRTTKN; from the coding sequence ATGAAAACAACCCAAGATATTTTAGATGAACGTGAACAACAACACGGTAGTTATGACTCCTTTGCGAAGATTTATGGCGGTTTACGCAAAGTTAGCGACCAACACGCAGAAAAGCTCACTTGGCAAAAGCAAACCGTGGTAGAAATGGTGTTACTTAAACTGGCAAGAATCCTAAATAACGGAGCCAATCACCAAGATAACTGGCAAGATATTGCCGGATATGCAACCTTAGGCGGTGAGCTTTACATTCCAATAAACGCAAAATCATTACCTAAGCCCTTAACCAATAGTATTTACCCAGAATCACATCTTAATAAAAGCTCTGTTTGGCGACTGGATTTGGAATTTGAGGAGAAGGAACAGGCGGTGGCGGTGTTGGAGGCTTTAACAGGTAAAAGAACTACGAAAAATTAA
- a CDS encoding helix-turn-helix domain-containing protein, which yields MEHLTINQVAKELNCHPNTVRQHLADWGFFKMEGSKVWRVKRTDLDLVKKQANNGRGVSLSVEEKRKCRSTEEKKTARGGLISQPQTARELREALARL from the coding sequence ATGGAACATCTCACAATTAACCAAGTGGCCAAAGAATTAAATTGCCACCCAAATACAGTCCGCCAACATTTAGCCGATTGGGGATTTTTCAAAATGGAAGGATCTAAAGTTTGGCGAGTTAAGCGAACCGATCTTGACCTAGTAAAAAAACAAGCGAATAATGGCCGTGGGGTATCTCTGTCGGTCGAGGAGAAAAGAAAATGTCGATCTACAGAAGAAAAGAAAACGGCCCGTGGTGGGTTGATATCACAACCCCAAACGGCAAGAGAATTAAGAGAAGCACTCGCACGCTTGTAA
- a CDS encoding DUF968 domain-containing protein — protein sequence MAEGLLLTPYFQTEVGIVFYRVPKDVSPAAFGERTLLQPAPTDLATAKSGKVANFSGNLTACKELVAFAKSENVRKKLNELDKYSKEPPYLRFVKSIQTCQCRDGKYCHPERVMANTENGAVLLCWHHDKMRMDGEIPTEKLEELADENWEKFIAQQIRLTLRKNQSTAIEFADLVLFAGIKELLDELDSNALQQLLGYPPLNNSGVSKESNIGFDDVPNARVNLKQWAKALKLRVEPEPLASFMAIPKLQRFEWRKWLQFVKSQPCMCCGKQADDPHHIIGYGGKMGSKQHDLFVIPFCRIHHDELHRNVGKFEQDYGSQLELLIKFLDRALGLGALEIDG from the coding sequence ATGGCAGAAGGATTATTACTCACCCCCTATTTTCAGACTGAGGTCGGCATTGTGTTTTACCGTGTGCCGAAAGATGTTTCTCCTGCCGCGTTCGGTGAGCGGACATTATTGCAACCGGCACCGACCGATTTGGCGACGGCTAAATCGGGTAAGGTTGCAAATTTTTCGGGTAATTTGACCGCTTGTAAAGAGTTGGTGGCATTTGCGAAATCGGAAAATGTGAGAAAAAAACTCAACGAGCTAGATAAATACAGCAAAGAACCTCCTTATTTGCGTTTTGTTAAGTCAATCCAAACTTGCCAATGCCGAGATGGTAAATACTGCCACCCGGAAAGAGTAATGGCAAATACCGAAAATGGTGCAGTACTGCTTTGTTGGCATCACGACAAAATGAGAATGGACGGTGAAATCCCAACTGAAAAATTAGAAGAATTGGCGGATGAAAACTGGGAAAAATTTATCGCCCAACAAATACGCCTCACGTTGCGAAAAAACCAATCCACCGCGATTGAATTTGCTGATTTAGTGCTATTTGCCGGTATTAAAGAGTTACTTGATGAATTAGACAGTAACGCATTACAGCAGCTTCTGGGTTATCCGCCACTGAATAATAGCGGTGTAAGTAAAGAAAGCAATATCGGTTTTGATGATGTCCCCAATGCTCGAGTCAATCTAAAACAATGGGCTAAGGCATTAAAGCTGAGAGTCGAACCTGAACCGTTAGCCTCATTTATGGCAATTCCGAAGCTACAACGCTTCGAGTGGCGGAAGTGGTTACAGTTTGTTAAGTCGCAACCCTGTATGTGCTGTGGTAAACAAGCAGATGATCCACATCATATTATCGGTTATGGCGGCAAAATGGGAAGTAAGCAACACGATTTATTTGTAATACCATTCTGCCGAATCCACCACGATGAGTTACATCGCAATGTTGGTAAGTTTGAACAGGATTACGGCTCGCAATTAGAGTTATTGATTAAGTTTTTAGACAGAGCGTTAGGTTTGGGGGCATTAGAAATAGATGGTTGA
- a CDS encoding conserved phage C-terminal domain-containing protein: protein MSKFIPNSFQIPNAFVDDLLGELSGNAVKCYLLIARKTTGWQKESDFISVSQFMEVCHIKDRKTVYKVLAELEEVGLILSQKNNGTTTEFFLVRELPERGNTVETSTKNPYQCQKTTPVEKNGTAPVPKNHTTTSTKNWHTTKDNNINTKNNTPLNPPEGEPAPAEVVLNYLNSALVTLATQLDERKPVGYSLKPWAKNIAARIRESSVADCCQVVDYLVAKWGRDGKMREYLCPKTIFRQSNFADYLPKSTAWASNGKPVCVNGKWIAPAELEKRLIMPTVDEVRTLFQKSLSGNPFKALDFTDKRNLVMYHATINTKNKRPLERDLPMIISQEIKNAVEHIDQLRVPTF from the coding sequence ATGAGTAAATTTATTCCTAATTCATTTCAAATCCCGAATGCGTTCGTTGATGACTTGTTAGGGGAATTATCAGGTAATGCCGTGAAGTGCTATCTGTTGATTGCTCGTAAGACTACTGGCTGGCAAAAAGAGAGTGATTTTATTTCTGTATCTCAGTTTATGGAGGTCTGCCACATTAAAGACCGTAAAACTGTGTACAAAGTTTTAGCAGAGTTAGAAGAAGTTGGATTAATTCTCTCACAAAAAAATAACGGTACTACCACGGAATTTTTCCTTGTGCGTGAATTGCCTGAGCGTGGGAATACAGTAGAAACCAGTACCAAAAACCCCTACCAGTGCCAAAAAACCACACCAGTGGAAAAAAATGGTACTGCACCAGTGCCAAAAAACCACACTACCACCAGTACCAAAAATTGGCACACTACAAAAGACAATAATATAAATACAAAAAATAATACCCCCCTTAATCCCCCCGAGGGGGAGCCTGCCCCGGCTGAAGTTGTGTTGAATTATCTCAATTCGGCTTTGGTAACGTTGGCAACACAACTTGACGAGCGTAAGCCTGTGGGGTATTCGCTTAAGCCGTGGGCGAAAAACATCGCTGCACGCATTCGTGAAAGTTCGGTGGCGGACTGCTGTCAGGTAGTGGACTACCTTGTCGCTAAATGGGGGCGAGACGGCAAAATGCGTGAATACCTCTGCCCGAAAACGATTTTCCGACAATCCAATTTTGCAGATTATTTGCCAAAATCGACCGCTTGGGCGAGCAACGGCAAACCGGTTTGTGTAAATGGCAAGTGGATTGCACCGGCAGAGCTTGAAAAACGCTTGATTATGCCAACGGTGGATGAAGTGCGAACCTTATTCCAAAAATCACTCAGTGGCAATCCGTTTAAGGCATTGGACTTTACCGACAAACGCAATTTAGTGATGTACCACGCCACCATCAACACCAAAAACAAGCGACCACTTGAGCGTGATTTGCCGATGATTATTAGCCAAGAAATTAAAAATGCGGTTGAGCATATTGACCAGCTTAGAGTGCCAACATTTTAG
- a CDS encoding DUF2513 domain-containing protein, whose amino-acid sequence MKRNWDLIRKILLKLEEKADSTSWLESTDIKGYDAKTVAYHYKLLNNAGLIEAIDISSLEEEDFSATSLTWQGHEFLDKIRNDSVWNKVKSTVQSKSLDLSFDVIKTVATKIITAMI is encoded by the coding sequence ATGAAACGCAACTGGGATTTAATCCGTAAAATACTACTCAAACTGGAAGAAAAAGCAGACAGCACCAGTTGGCTAGAATCTACTGATATTAAGGGCTATGATGCAAAAACGGTTGCCTATCATTACAAATTACTAAATAATGCTGGGCTGATTGAGGCAATAGATATTTCTTCTTTGGAAGAGGAAGATTTTTCTGCAACTAGCTTGACTTGGCAAGGACACGAATTTTTAGACAAAATCCGCAATGACAGCGTATGGAATAAAGTAAAATCCACTGTCCAAAGTAAAAGCCTAGATTTGAGCTTTGATGTAATCAAAACTGTTGCAACAAAAATTATTACGGCAATGATTTGA
- a CDS encoding P22AR C-terminal domain-containing protein, which produces MSNLQILSNSIRQIDNLYSLTDLHKASGGNEKHKPVLFLRLDQTKDLISEIENDKVQICTLAVKTVRGGTNPSTYACKELVIAYAAWISPQFHLVVLRAFLDKLENSQNSQQNLPLALPEKKYQREFTKSELEDIAWCWFEANQMCEFIGNLKPALQVLGSNLYPQAYSMHHEYGMHLKRIGKLIHRITQGIEFESRPFQKLNESFTLKAELATS; this is translated from the coding sequence ATGTCAAATCTACAAATCTTATCAAATTCAATTCGTCAAATTGACAACCTTTACTCTTTAACTGATCTGCATAAAGCTAGTGGCGGAAATGAAAAGCATAAGCCTGTTTTATTTTTGCGTTTAGATCAAACCAAAGATCTTATTTCAGAAATTGAAAATGACAAAGTACAGATCTGTACTTTGGCTGTTAAAACCGTTCGAGGCGGTACAAATCCAAGCACCTACGCATGTAAAGAACTTGTGATAGCCTACGCCGCGTGGATTTCGCCACAGTTCCATTTAGTCGTTCTGCGAGCGTTTTTAGACAAGTTGGAAAATTCGCAAAATTCTCAGCAAAATCTACCGCTTGCATTGCCTGAAAAGAAATACCAACGAGAATTCACCAAATCTGAACTTGAAGATATTGCTTGGTGTTGGTTTGAGGCAAACCAAATGTGCGAGTTTATCGGAAACCTTAAACCGGCACTTCAAGTACTCGGCTCGAATTTATATCCTCAGGCTTATTCAATGCACCACGAATACGGTATGCACTTAAAACGTATCGGCAAACTTATTCACCGCATAACTCAAGGGATTGAGTTCGAGAGCCGTCCGTTTCAAAAACTCAATGAAAGTTTCACGCTAAAAGCTGAATTAGCCACAAGCTAA